The proteins below come from a single Zea mays cultivar B73 chromosome 8, Zm-B73-REFERENCE-NAM-5.0, whole genome shotgun sequence genomic window:
- the LOC100285500 gene encoding uncharacterized protein LOC100285500, which produces MYADAGFAFAFAAAYSPTLTSSQPQPPPPPFDYAFSSEPPLLSMPAMDHDAYLGNLVQPSMVSEYDLGGEGDLFKAPEAIIEEPLLSLDPVAAAFSMMAGNGSAVMDQTIKDAGIGTIQNDPLLSEVLYECEKELMEKSTIEETISELMDVKIPMLQVEEIPSQAEQVLIQNQQLPAMEKEKQSVPECSLQKSVSSGCLNSADWMNGPARPNFLDFQGLDFEAAFGLRRAYSEGDIQNLGANTPRPAANVCVTISDLKTEERKQKLSRYRKKKIKRNFGRKIKYACRKALADSQPRVRGRFAKIEECDLLKPSK; this is translated from the exons ATGTACGCCGACGCCGGGTTCGCCTTCGCCTTCGCCGCCGCCTACTCCCCCACCCTCACTTCCTCGCagccccagccgccgccgccgccgttcgaCTACGCCTTCTCCTCCGAGCCACCCCTCCTCTCCATGCCCGCCATGGACCACGACGCCTACCTG GGGAACTTGGTACAGCCATCCATGGTATCAGAATATGACCTGGGAGGAGAAGGGGACCTGTTCAAAGCTCCAGAAGCCATCATCGAGGAACCGCTGCTCAGCCTCGATCCTGTCGCAGCTGCCTTTTCAATGATGGCTGGCAATGGAAGTGCTGTCATGGATCAAACTATTAAGGACGCAGGCATCGGCACCATCCAAAATGACCCCCTCCTGAGTGAGGTGCTGTACGAGTGCGAGAAGGAACTCATGGAGAAGTCCACAATCGAAGAGACAATTTCTGAACTTATGGATGTTAAGATTCCTATGCTGCAAGTTGAAGAAATCCCAAGCCAAGCTGAACAGGTTCTTATACAGAACCAGCAGCTCCCGGCCATGGAGAAAGAGAAGCAATCCGTTCCTGAATGCTCGCTCCAAAAAAGTGTTAGTTCTGGATGCCTCAACTCAGCAGATTGGATGAATGGACCTGCCAGGCCAAACTTTCTAGACTTCCAGGGGCtggactttgaggcagcatttgggcTGAGGAGAGCTTACAGCGAAGGAGACATTCAG AACCTTGGAGCCAACACGCCTCGACCAGCAGCAAATGTTTGTGTGACCATCAGTGACCTCAAGACCGAAGAAAGGAAGCAAAAGCTTTCCAGGTAtaggaagaagaagatcaagcggAACTTTGGCAGGAAGATCAAG TACGCGTGCAGGAAGGCTCTGGCAGACAGCCAGCCAAGAGTGCGAGGGAGATTTGCCAAGATCGAAGAATGCGACCTGCTGAAGCCAAGCAAGTAG
- the LOC100283650 gene encoding Nucleoside diphosphate kinase IV, chloroplastic/mitochondrial codes for MSAASKKLFQAARSLVLSASHRSVLAAEGRTAALATLTNFGRKTLPTAYLSYHKQGSHHAASGWGAIAAAVPAAVYMLQDQEAHAAEMERTFIAIKPDGVQRGLISEIMSRFERKGYKLVAIKLIVPSKEFAEKHYHDLKERPFFSGLCDFLSSGPVLAMVWEGEGVIKYGRKLIGATDPQKSEPGTIRGDLAIVVGRNIIHGSDGPETAKDEIALWFEPKELVSYTSNAEKWIYGVN; via the exons ATGAGCGCCGCCTCCAAGAAGCTCTTCCAGGCCGCCAGGTCCCTCGTCCTCTCCGCTTCTCACCGCTCCGTCCTCGCCGCCG AGGGCCGCACCGCCGCGCTCGCCACGCTCACCAACTTTGGCAGGAAGACCCTCCCCACCGCCTACTTATCCTACCACAAGCAGGGATCCCACCATGCCGCGTCGGGGTGGGGAGCCATCGCCGCCGCAGTCCCAGCTGCAG TTTACAtgctccaggaccaggaggctcaTGCTGCAGAG ATGGAGCGCACCTTCATTGCCATCAAGCCTGATGGCGTCCAAAGAGGCCTG ATTTCTGAGATTATGAGCCGATTTGAGAGAAAAGGCTATAAGCTTGTTGCCATCAAGCTGATTGTTCCATCCAAAGAATTTGCTGAGAAGCACTACCATGATCTCAAGGAAAGGCCTTTCTTCAGTGGGTTGTGTGATTTTCTCAGCTCTGGCCCTGTGCTTGCAATG GTTTGGGAAGGAGAGGGTGTCATCAAGTATGGGAGAAAACTAATTGGTGCCACAGACCCACAGAAATCTGAACCAGGAACCATCAGGGGCGATCTTGCCATTGTTGTTGGAAG AAACATTATTCATGGAAGTGATGGCCCAGAGACAGCGAAGGATGAGATCGCTTTATGGTTTGAACCCAAGGAGCTGGTCTCTTACACCAGCAATGCGGAGAAGTGGATCTATGGGGTGAATTAA